From Methanophagales archaeon, the proteins below share one genomic window:
- a CDS encoding TCP-1/cpn60 chaperonin family protein: MIKEELPPGEVPPEEIQETNMMVCAAFSDMFKPVIGPFGSKILITQGATKVEAADLISSNAYSLIKELKYMHPTADILITAGLTQGERVGDGIATVMILIGELVRKGYELRKAGVHQNIVVDGYERALGFVKEILKEMATTVDVRDEGSIEIWRQVAKTALKKGEFCDEDILADVVVQSIRRLSNSKGEGASESERIDVDDIAIEAKSGGKVNETRFFEGVVVDREVLDALPTEVSDAKIALLDFPIEYREPKIKGRKELPTGMPARERSKAGETLGALDFHVKISKPSHFREFHETRARLFDELVDPIVRCGANVICCRWGVDDDALPKFRNAGIMVIKRVKLTDLERLERATGAKIVKDVSDLSPDKFGYAGRVLQREIGGDKYVFFENCPRKESATIVIRGTSLRVLESLVGELKSALHAVAQLFEDNRVVPGGAAVEVESAYRLRKFARGIPSKEQLAVDAFADALETIPRAIAKNCGMDQIDTLTKLRAEHFRGNMNAGISGRDKSIRDMFQVGIIEPLSVKLQAFISATEAATGMMKIDDLHIAKSAAEKEAEDIEARIAGRTKDIIEAERKPPDFKFKGGRLRYPGTREEPLKSVYRKGEPRWKPR, from the coding sequence ATGATAAAGGAGGAGTTACCACCCGGGGAAGTGCCGCCGGAGGAGATCCAGGAGACGAATATGATGGTTTGCGCGGCTTTCTCCGACATGTTCAAGCCGGTGATCGGTCCCTTTGGGTCAAAGATATTGATAACCCAGGGAGCAACGAAGGTAGAAGCTGCAGACCTTATATCGAGTAATGCTTACAGCCTGATAAAGGAACTGAAGTACATGCATCCAACCGCGGATATATTGATTACTGCGGGGCTGACGCAGGGTGAACGGGTGGGGGATGGTATAGCCACAGTGATGATTCTGATAGGGGAGCTGGTGAGGAAAGGATACGAGTTAAGGAAAGCAGGGGTGCATCAAAATATCGTGGTGGACGGCTATGAGCGTGCACTAGGATTTGTAAAAGAGATATTGAAGGAGATGGCAACTACGGTGGATGTAAGAGATGAGGGTAGCATTGAAATCTGGCGGCAGGTAGCGAAGACAGCACTTAAGAAGGGTGAGTTTTGTGATGAGGATATACTGGCAGATGTGGTGGTGCAGAGCATCAGGCGGTTGAGCAATAGCAAGGGTGAGGGTGCGAGCGAGAGCGAGCGGATAGATGTGGATGATATTGCAATAGAGGCAAAGAGCGGTGGCAAAGTAAATGAGACGCGGTTCTTTGAGGGAGTGGTTGTGGATCGTGAAGTACTGGATGCCCTACCGACAGAGGTGAGTGATGCGAAGATAGCGCTCCTTGACTTCCCGATTGAGTACCGGGAGCCGAAGATAAAGGGCAGGAAAGAGTTACCCACGGGTATGCCTGCGCGAGAGCGAAGTAAAGCCGGAGAGACATTAGGAGCACTCGATTTCCATGTGAAGATCTCAAAGCCATCACATTTCCGTGAGTTCCATGAGACAAGAGCGCGGCTCTTTGATGAGCTTGTGGACCCAATAGTGAGGTGTGGTGCAAACGTGATCTGCTGCCGGTGGGGTGTGGACGATGATGCACTGCCAAAGTTCCGTAACGCAGGGATAATGGTGATAAAGCGTGTAAAATTAACGGATCTTGAGCGCCTTGAACGCGCTACGGGTGCCAAGATAGTGAAGGATGTGAGTGACTTAAGTCCAGACAAGTTTGGGTATGCAGGTCGAGTGTTGCAACGTGAGATAGGAGGGGACAAATACGTATTCTTTGAGAATTGTCCGCGCAAAGAGTCTGCAACGATTGTTATAAGGGGTACCTCACTCAGGGTTCTGGAGAGCCTGGTGGGCGAGCTAAAAAGCGCTTTACATGCAGTTGCACAATTATTTGAGGATAATCGCGTGGTACCGGGCGGAGCAGCGGTGGAAGTTGAATCTGCGTATCGGCTGAGGAAGTTTGCACGTGGGATACCGAGCAAGGAGCAATTAGCAGTGGATGCGTTCGCAGATGCTCTGGAGACGATACCGAGAGCGATAGCGAAGAACTGCGGCATGGACCAGATAGACACACTAACGAAGCTCAGAGCGGAGCATTTCAGAGGTAATATGAATGCAGGTATCTCTGGTCGTGATAAGAGCATAAGAGATATGTTCCAGGTGGGGATAATAGAGCCGCTCAGTGTAAAACTACAGGCTTTTATATCCGCAACGGAGGCAGCAACGGGGATGATGAAGATAGACGACCTGCATATAGCGAAGAGCGCGGCGGAGAAGGAAGCGGAAGATATAGAAGCCCGGATAGCGGGTAGGACGAAGGATATAATAGAGGCAGAGCGGAAACCGCCCGATTTCAAGTTCAAAGGTGGGAGATTGAGATATCCGGGAACCAGAGAAGAGCCATTGAAGTCAGTATACAGGAAAGGAGAACCAAGATGGAAACCAAGATAA
- the polX gene encoding DNA polymerase/3'-5' exonuclease PolX — MVNLDIARIFDEIASILEIKGENPFRIRAYRRAARTIETLTQDLKVIAERGGVSELKKIPGIGEGIAKKIVEIAQTGDCKKHRELKQEVPAGLLELLEIPGVGPKTIAKMHEELGITSIEELEAAAKAHKLGVIPGLGHKVEENILKGIAQYRRYKGRVLLSKALPYAESIVNELKKLDAVERITIAGSLRRMRETIGDIDILVVSKRPSEVMDAFTSLEGVEDVIAKGDTKSSIVLKGMDVDLRVVEAASFGAAVHYFTGSKHHNIRIRELGVKQGLKINEYGIFRGEERIGGENEEDVFRSVGLAYIPPELREDRGEVEAAKENRIPKLIELSDLRGDLHVHTKWSDGKNSIEEMAKTAIALGYEYIAVADHSPAVGIAGGMNEEKLKRRQQEIERVNAKFENFRVLSSVEVDIKSDFSLDFSDDVLKELDVVVAAVHSKFTQDKETMTKRIIAAMENPHVDIIAHPTGRVLGKREPYEVDMERLMEVARDTGTVMELNSFPDRLDLKDVHCRMAKDYGVHITISTDAHDAMQMRDVIKYGVATARRGWLEAKDVVNTRGLEEMMKMLKY, encoded by the coding sequence ATGGTGAACCTGGATATAGCGCGTATTTTTGATGAGATTGCCTCCATACTGGAGATTAAAGGTGAGAATCCGTTCCGCATACGGGCATACAGGCGAGCAGCTCGTACAATAGAGACGTTAACGCAGGACCTAAAGGTTATTGCGGAACGTGGTGGTGTGAGCGAATTAAAGAAGATACCGGGTATTGGTGAGGGGATAGCGAAAAAGATAGTGGAGATCGCACAGACCGGGGATTGCAAGAAGCATAGAGAGTTGAAGCAAGAGGTGCCAGCCGGTCTGCTTGAACTCTTGGAAATTCCTGGTGTGGGTCCAAAGACGATAGCGAAGATGCATGAAGAGCTTGGGATAACGAGCATAGAGGAGCTGGAAGCAGCAGCAAAGGCGCATAAGCTCGGTGTGATACCCGGACTGGGTCACAAAGTGGAAGAGAATATACTTAAGGGTATAGCACAGTATCGCCGTTATAAAGGTCGTGTATTATTGTCAAAGGCGCTTCCATACGCAGAATCGATAGTGAACGAGTTGAAGAAGCTGGATGCGGTGGAGCGAATTACAATTGCTGGCAGTTTACGGAGAATGCGTGAGACAATAGGCGATATAGACATATTGGTGGTCTCGAAGCGTCCGTCGGAGGTAATGGATGCGTTTACCAGCCTGGAGGGTGTAGAGGATGTGATAGCAAAAGGAGATACGAAGTCATCAATTGTGCTGAAGGGTATGGATGTGGACCTGCGAGTGGTAGAAGCGGCATCTTTTGGCGCCGCTGTTCATTATTTCACGGGTTCCAAGCACCATAATATAAGAATACGAGAGCTTGGTGTGAAGCAGGGTTTAAAGATAAACGAATACGGTATTTTTCGTGGTGAAGAGCGGATAGGCGGTGAGAATGAGGAGGATGTATTCAGGAGTGTTGGGCTTGCATATATACCGCCTGAGTTGAGGGAAGACCGGGGTGAAGTGGAAGCGGCAAAGGAGAATCGGATACCGAAGTTGATAGAACTCAGCGATTTGAGGGGCGATTTGCATGTGCATACCAAATGGAGTGACGGAAAGAACAGTATAGAGGAGATGGCGAAGACTGCTATTGCGCTTGGTTATGAGTATATCGCTGTGGCTGACCACTCTCCTGCGGTTGGCATTGCAGGTGGTATGAATGAGGAGAAATTAAAGAGGCGGCAGCAGGAGATAGAACGAGTGAATGCGAAGTTTGAGAATTTCAGGGTTCTGTCTTCCGTGGAAGTGGATATAAAGTCGGATTTTTCACTTGATTTCTCTGATGATGTATTGAAGGAGCTGGATGTGGTCGTTGCTGCGGTACATTCGAAGTTCACACAGGATAAGGAGACAATGACAAAGAGGATAATAGCGGCAATGGAGAATCCGCATGTGGATATAATTGCACATCCAACGGGGCGTGTACTGGGTAAAAGGGAGCCATACGAGGTGGATATGGAACGATTGATGGAAGTGGCACGTGATACAGGTACGGTCATGGAGTTAAATTCCTTCCCGGACAGGTTAGATTTGAAGGATGTCCATTGCAGGATGGCGAAGGATTACGGTGTTCACATAACGATTTCAACAGATGCCCATGACGCGATGCAGATGCGGGATGTGATAAAGTATGGTGTGGCGACCGCCCGGCGTGGCTGGCTGGAGGCAAAGGATGTGGTGAATACAAGAGGGTTAGAGGAGATGATGAAGATGCTAAAGTACTAG
- a CDS encoding PAS domain S-box protein: MKVEERIFNKIIAAIQDIGDIGATMDEISRRVPLERHTLSKYLNQLRADGRISYKQIGRAKVWFVSKAPLQHIFRLSEDEKTYTEKIFSRILSDMPEGIMILDFDYNILFMNDYLVALYGNCIGDKFHYALFGSYDDNDTSGIRELIEGKEEEVETRVEDKQGRILDIKARPVENPDGSFSIIAIIRDVTDRVRNEERIKTLSELYRLLGESVNRSYTIDQLCSTILKNQQDVIGFDMGDILIYDPFEEALSSYSTRRGADEAEDCKRMIAREAIQRKEPFTFSCCPDLNANSNTDTDTDELTETLTRMAEEYNLQELHAIPLKTKGEIHGALLIFTRQGRTLSDADRSLLEGVSESIAGGIAKIKAEEKWRLKASVIEISSHPIFMTSPEGKFTYVNSAFLKVWGYAEDREVLGRSWSDFWAREDILALVRERGSWRGSLIAKRRDKSEFTTSLFASLIIGKKGPLQLVGIANPKIK, translated from the coding sequence ATGAAAGTGGAGGAGAGGATATTCAACAAGATTATCGCAGCCATTCAGGATATAGGGGACATTGGTGCCACTATGGATGAGATATCCAGGCGAGTACCTCTCGAACGCCATACGCTCTCCAAATACCTAAATCAGTTGCGTGCCGACGGGCGCATCTCATACAAGCAGATAGGGCGAGCGAAGGTATGGTTCGTGAGTAAAGCACCTTTGCAGCACATCTTCCGCCTCAGTGAGGATGAGAAGACATATACTGAGAAGATATTCTCTCGCATACTCTCTGATATGCCTGAGGGCATTATGATTCTCGACTTCGATTACAATATCCTCTTTATGAACGATTATTTAGTCGCACTCTACGGCAATTGCATCGGTGATAAATTCCACTACGCTTTATTTGGCTCCTATGATGATAATGACACCAGTGGGATCAGGGAACTCATAGAGGGTAAAGAAGAAGAGGTTGAAACACGGGTAGAGGATAAACAAGGGAGAATCCTGGATATAAAAGCGCGGCCGGTGGAGAATCCCGATGGTTCATTCTCCATCATTGCAATCATCCGCGATGTCACCGATAGAGTAAGGAACGAGGAACGGATAAAAACTCTCTCTGAACTGTATCGTCTACTCGGAGAATCGGTTAACAGGTCTTATACAATTGACCAGTTGTGCTCCACGATACTGAAGAATCAGCAGGATGTCATTGGCTTCGATATGGGCGATATATTGATTTATGACCCCTTTGAGGAGGCATTATCCAGTTACTCCACCCGCAGGGGTGCTGATGAAGCGGAAGATTGCAAGAGAATGATAGCAAGAGAAGCAATCCAGCGAAAAGAGCCCTTTACGTTCTCCTGCTGTCCCGATCTGAACGCGAATAGCAATACGGATACGGATACGGATGAACTTACAGAGACCTTGACTCGCATGGCTGAGGAATATAATCTCCAGGAGCTCCACGCAATCCCCCTGAAGACGAAAGGCGAGATTCATGGTGCACTCCTTATCTTCACCAGGCAGGGTAGAACGCTCTCTGATGCCGATAGAAGTTTGCTTGAGGGCGTTTCAGAATCAATCGCGGGTGGCATTGCGAAGATAAAAGCTGAAGAGAAATGGCGACTCAAGGCGAGTGTCATCGAAATTTCTTCGCATCCCATATTCATGACCAGCCCAGAGGGAAAATTCACGTATGTGAATTCAGCATTCTTAAAGGTCTGGGGCTATGCTGAAGACAGGGAGGTTCTGGGGCGTTCATGGTCTGATTTCTGGGCTCGCGAGGATATCCTTGCTCTGGTACGGGAGCGAGGAAGTTGGCGTGGCTCGCTTATAGCAAAGAGGCGAGATAAGTCAGAATTCACGACCTCTCTGTTCGCTTCCCTTATCATAGGTAAAAAAGGTCCTTTACAACTGGTTGGCATCGCCAACCCGAAGATAAAATGA
- a CDS encoding response regulator → MTTHTVMVVDDEPDVLLSVNQILDANNYRTITARDGYECLAKLKEEVPDVLLLDIMMPGLTTKELLDMVEKDNRLAGMKIIFLTAVHSLEAEEIGLLNSKHVVDLIEKPFSVRRMLEAIEKAIKLE, encoded by the coding sequence ATGACCACGCATACAGTTATGGTTGTGGACGATGAACCGGATGTCCTCCTATCGGTGAATCAAATCTTAGACGCGAACAATTATAGGACGATAACAGCGAGGGATGGCTATGAATGCCTTGCGAAGCTCAAAGAAGAGGTACCGGATGTGCTCCTTCTTGATATCATGATGCCTGGCTTGACGACAAAGGAACTGTTGGACATGGTAGAGAAGGATAACAGGTTGGCAGGTATGAAGATCATCTTCCTTACCGCGGTTCATTCACTGGAAGCTGAAGAGATTGGATTACTCAACTCGAAACATGTGGTAGATTTAATAGAAAAGCCATTCTCTGTGCGTAGAATGCTCGAAGCTATTGAAAAGGCGATTAAATTAGAGTGA
- a CDS encoding PAS domain S-box protein, which produces MYGKWAMGKVRLIFIVEDDPEMCITLENILSEEGYTVKTACSGGEALRLARKEEYPVCLLDLELPDISGIEVLKHLKAFNPDMCVIVITAYESKEKAIEALEAGAYYYMYMHNEKTVNRAELLVTVKRAYDTYQLLEDKKRVEDELRWSEEKYRSLVQSTGDSVCLVDRNCKYLFMNEQHLSRLGLSKEQYLGRPYQAFHTSKESRWFAEKVKHVFDTGTTIQHEYRDENGRCFLKNMSPVRDPETGMVTAVTVVSKDITDLKSTERELMATRDYLNNIIDSSADTITVVDKEGIVRDWNKGAEGVMGYRAEEVIGKPNKKFFLDPEDAERIMEQVQREGVIRNYRTVVLRKDGKQIHVSMSASLLRDKNGVPIGTVRVSRDITKEVELERRVKEERDNLNLIFESMVDGVYAISRTYEVEFMNKVLRDEFGDCVGDICYRVFHNRDEPCPLCKLQVVMEKGQTVRWEWHSSRMNKIYDLIETPLKNIDGSISKLTIFRDITARKKAEEEIRKLNRELELKVVDLQEVTRIKTEFLSITSHELRTPLTPMKAQLQMLREGYKGRLNQRQKESIELILRNLARLDRLINDILDISRIEMGRIKMAFQVMDLNDAVKEAIKMQEPFIRQKGIKLRVQLAELPLIIGDNERLRQVMSNLINNAIKFSPDGSEVIIETSTTLEGENVLFSVTDFGIGISEEGKKKLFQPFSQIDASMSREKGGTGLGLAIAKGIIRAHNGKIWVESAQGKGSSFYFSIPIRQKVREKEVPYICDSN; this is translated from the coding sequence ATGTATGGGAAATGGGCAATGGGAAAAGTGAGATTGATATTCATCGTGGAAGATGATCCTGAGATGTGCATTACGCTGGAGAATATCCTATCAGAAGAAGGATACACGGTGAAGACTGCATGTAGCGGGGGAGAGGCATTGAGACTTGCCCGCAAAGAGGAGTACCCTGTTTGTCTGCTCGACCTGGAACTCCCGGACATCAGCGGAATCGAGGTCCTGAAGCACCTTAAGGCTTTTAACCCCGATATGTGCGTGATTGTAATTACTGCATACGAATCGAAAGAAAAGGCGATCGAGGCTTTGGAAGCAGGTGCATACTATTATATGTATATGCACAACGAGAAAACCGTAAACAGGGCTGAGTTGCTTGTCACCGTAAAAAGAGCTTATGATACTTATCAACTGCTGGAGGATAAGAAGCGAGTAGAGGATGAGTTACGGTGGAGTGAGGAAAAGTATCGCTCACTCGTGCAGTCCACCGGGGATTCTGTCTGCCTCGTAGACAGGAATTGCAAGTATCTATTCATGAATGAGCAGCATCTATCACGATTGGGGCTCTCGAAGGAGCAATATCTGGGTCGCCCATATCAGGCTTTTCACACATCCAAAGAGTCTCGATGGTTCGCAGAGAAAGTGAAACACGTCTTTGATACCGGCACCACAATACAGCATGAATACAGGGATGAGAATGGTAGATGCTTCTTAAAGAACATGAGTCCGGTTAGAGACCCTGAAACCGGGATGGTAACTGCTGTAACGGTGGTATCAAAGGACATCACAGATTTGAAAAGCACGGAACGTGAACTGATGGCAACCAGGGATTATCTGAATAACATAATAGACAGTTCTGCGGATACAATCACCGTTGTGGACAAGGAGGGGATAGTGAGGGACTGGAATAAAGGTGCAGAGGGCGTCATGGGCTATCGTGCAGAAGAGGTGATAGGGAAGCCGAACAAAAAATTCTTCCTCGACCCTGAGGATGCAGAACGAATAATGGAGCAGGTACAGCGTGAGGGGGTAATCAGGAATTATCGAACAGTAGTGCTGAGGAAAGATGGCAAACAAATCCATGTCAGCATGTCTGCTTCACTGCTGCGGGACAAGAACGGTGTGCCGATCGGTACTGTTCGAGTGAGCAGGGATATAACAAAGGAGGTAGAATTGGAGAGGCGGGTGAAGGAGGAACGAGACAACCTGAATTTGATATTTGAGAGCATGGTGGACGGTGTGTATGCGATATCGCGGACTTATGAAGTGGAATTTATGAATAAAGTCCTGCGTGATGAATTTGGCGACTGCGTGGGTGATATCTGCTATCGTGTCTTTCATAACAGGGATGAACCCTGCCCGCTGTGCAAACTCCAGGTAGTTATGGAGAAGGGTCAGACAGTGAGGTGGGAATGGCACTCGAGCAGGATGAATAAGATATACGACCTGATTGAGACGCCTTTAAAGAATATAGATGGCAGTATATCGAAATTAACAATCTTCCGGGATATAACAGCGCGAAAGAAAGCGGAAGAAGAGATACGGAAATTGAACCGTGAACTGGAGTTGAAAGTGGTGGACCTGCAGGAAGTGACAAGGATAAAGACCGAATTCCTATCCATCACCTCTCACGAATTGAGAACCCCGCTTACGCCGATGAAAGCACAACTGCAAATGCTACGTGAAGGTTATAAAGGCAGACTGAACCAGCGGCAGAAAGAAAGCATAGAGCTGATACTGCGGAATTTAGCCAGATTGGATAGGTTGATTAACGACATCCTTGATATCTCCAGAATAGAAATGGGACGAATAAAGATGGCTTTTCAGGTAATGGACCTGAATGATGCGGTAAAAGAGGCGATAAAGATGCAGGAACCTTTCATCAGGCAGAAAGGAATCAAATTAAGGGTACAACTGGCAGAACTGCCTCTCATCATCGGCGATAACGAAAGATTGAGACAGGTAATGAGCAATTTAATAAATAACGCAATAAAATTCTCACCTGATGGATCTGAAGTGATCATCGAGACCTCCACAACCCTTGAAGGCGAGAATGTTCTTTTCAGTGTAACCGATTTTGGGATTGGGATTTCAGAAGAGGGCAAGAAGAAGTTGTTTCAGCCATTCTCCCAAATTGATGCCTCTATGAGCAGGGAAAAGGGTGGTACCGGCCTGGGACTGGCAATTGCAAAAGGCATCATACGGGCACATAACGGGAAGATATGGGTGGAGAGTGCGCAGGGTAAGGGTTCAAGCTTCTATTTTTCTATACCGATAAGACAGAAGGTCAGAGAGAAAGAAGTACCATATATCTGTGATTCTAACTGA
- a CDS encoding acetylornithine transaminase: MYTSEEQEVEAVFDKEKRYIMQTYRRPRMVISEGKGARLKDLLGNEYIDCVGGIAVNAVGYCHPAVVEALKEQVDRLMHVSNLYYTEPQVELAEKLVQLTGMDKVFFCNSGAESVEAALKLAAKTTGKSGFIAAEGGFHGRTIGALSVTSGHKFRSAFEQLLLKSVKFVRYNDAEAIRTAIDDDTAAVILEPIQGETGVIVPSEGYLTQVRDICTDKGVLLILDEIQTGFGRTGRWFCKDYEAVEPDIMTIAKALGAGFPIGAMLAKAGIEFGAGEHASTFGGNPLACSAALASISVIESERLVERSEELGAYFMNRVHEDGLDSRPVVKELRGRGLMIGIELQEACADIVDNALNRGVLINCTSDRVIRLVPPLVISKDELSRVIAVLEEIIGDK; this comes from the coding sequence GCGGTCTTTGATAAAGAGAAGAGATACATCATGCAGACTTATCGGAGACCGCGCATGGTGATAAGCGAGGGTAAAGGTGCGAGATTAAAGGACCTCCTTGGTAATGAGTATATAGATTGCGTTGGTGGTATAGCGGTGAACGCAGTTGGTTATTGCCATCCCGCGGTTGTGGAAGCGCTAAAAGAGCAGGTGGATAGACTCATGCATGTTTCTAACCTTTACTACACGGAGCCGCAGGTGGAACTTGCGGAGAAGTTAGTACAGCTAACGGGCATGGATAAGGTCTTCTTCTGCAATTCTGGTGCGGAGAGTGTGGAGGCAGCATTGAAGCTCGCAGCTAAGACGACCGGTAAGAGCGGTTTTATAGCTGCGGAAGGTGGTTTTCATGGCAGGACCATCGGAGCACTGAGTGTAACATCAGGGCATAAGTTCAGGAGTGCATTTGAGCAATTACTACTGAAGAGTGTGAAATTTGTCAGATATAATGACGCTGAGGCGATAAGGACTGCGATAGATGATGATACCGCTGCGGTCATTCTGGAGCCCATTCAGGGCGAAACTGGTGTGATAGTGCCCTCAGAGGGGTATCTAACGCAGGTTAGGGATATCTGCACAGATAAGGGTGTGTTACTGATTCTGGATGAGATACAGACGGGTTTTGGGCGTACAGGGAGATGGTTCTGCAAGGATTATGAAGCTGTGGAGCCTGATATAATGACGATTGCAAAGGCGCTGGGCGCTGGTTTCCCGATAGGGGCAATGCTTGCGAAGGCGGGTATAGAATTTGGAGCTGGTGAGCATGCATCTACGTTTGGCGGTAATCCACTGGCTTGTAGTGCTGCACTGGCATCTATCAGTGTGATAGAATCGGAGAGGCTGGTGGAGCGGTCAGAAGAGCTTGGTGCTTATTTCATGAATCGTGTACACGAAGATGGGTTGGATTCCAGACCGGTGGTGAAGGAGCTGAGAGGGAGAGGACTGATGATAGGGATAGAACTGCAAGAAGCATGTGCAGATATTGTAGATAACGCACTGAATCGCGGGGTATTGATAAATTGCACTTCGGATAGGGTGATAAGACTTGTACCGCCACTTGTGATAAGTAAGGATGAACTGTCGCGAGTGATTGCAGTATTGGAGGAGATTATAGGAGATAAATAA